The nucleotide window AGTCTTGACATGCGATTTTTTGCCGCCGGTCGCCCGCGCTCCCGTCGCCGGTACCGACTTTCGGTGGGTTCCGGTCAACGTCGACGGCCTTGACATTTTCGCGGTCGCGCCTCTCGCCACGCCCGGCGCCGACCGGTCTCGGCCGCGGCGATTTCGCGGTCCCAATACGATGTATCAGCAACCGTTTGTACAGCGGCCGCGGTCGCGCGGCCGCCGTCTCGTCGCTAGGAGGCTGTTGCGTATAGGCGGCCCAGCGAGGTTGCGACATGCGAGGCGAGGTTCGGCGCACGCCCGCAGTGCACGAGGGCGCGTATCCACATACGGCACCGAAGGGCGCGAGGACGTACGCCGACGATCGCCCGCAGATCGCGACCGCAGCCAGCGGCTGTGCGCAACAACCTGCTAGCCGTCGGCCGCGAACGGCAGCTCGCGAATCCGCGTCAAGTCGTCGCCGTCGTTGGCCGGCCGCGACATCTCGCCCGCGAGCGCCTCCAGCTCCTCGATCTCGAGGATCATGTCGTCGTCGATCGACAGCAGATCGTCGGCGTCGTGCGCGCGCGGTCGACGCCGATCGGACGTACGCCGCTCGCGCGGAAACACCCGCGTGTCCGGTTTGCCCACGCGCCGCGACGCTCGCCGCCGATCGCGCTCCAGCGCGCGGCGAATCCCGGCGAGCGTCTGCGGAAGCGGCTCCAACCGCACGATGCGCGCCGCGCAGGTATGGCAGCACGGCATCCACGAGCCGAGCAGTTCGACGCTGCGAAGGTTGTCCCGCCGTCGCTCGCCGCACATCACGCAGGTGGCGCCAAGCCCGACGGGCCGCGACTCGGCCCACTTCGTGTAGCAGCCCCAGCATCGCCCGCGCCGCAGTTCCTTCACCCGCGCGTTGCAGATGTCGCAAACCATCGTATGAGCTTCCATGGGCACCTCTCGCAGCGATCGTCGATACCGCGGCGGTCGTACCCGGGCAACTTTTTGGGTATGGTGAGGCGTGGCCTCGACGCGCGCGCTGGCGCACGCTCCCTGGTCGTCGTCGAAAATTCAGACGGCGCTGCGCTGTCCGCGCGAGTTCCACTACCGGTACGTCGACCGCGTGCCCGAATCGGACGCGTCGCCCGAAGCGCGCATCGGCAAGGCGGTCCACGGCGTGCTGGAGCGCGCGCTGGTCGGCGACTCGGTCGACGCCGCCGTCGCCGAGGGGCGCCGGCTCATGCACAACGACGCCGAGCGGCGCCGCTACGACGCGCTCGCGGCGGGCGTCGGCGCGTTCATCGACCGCGTCGCGGCGTTCCGCCGCCGCCACCGCGTCACCCGCCAGTTCGTCGAGTTCACTCTCGCCGTGCGCGAGGATCTGTCCCTCACCCAATTTCATGCGTCCGACGCGCTGTACCGCGGCATCTTCGACGCGGGCTACCTGTACGACGACGGCAAGCTCGCGGTGGTAGACCACAAGTGCGGCGAGCGGCGGACGTCCCTGGCGTTTTCCGACCAACTCGAAGGCTACGCCGTGCTCGCGGCGGCCATGTTCCGCAACGTGCGCGCGTACTGGCTCGGGGTTCACTGGGTCGCGGAGTGCCAGGTGGACTGGTCCGGCCCGGTAACGCCGCAGCAGGTGGCCGACGAACTGGCGCCGCGGATGCTCGCGAACATCGAAGCGGCTGCGCTCGCCGTCGACGATGGCCCGCGGCCGGCGCCGTCGGACTGGTGCCTGCTGTGCAGCTACCGATCGATCTGTCCGGCTGCCCACGACCTGCTGCTCGAGCCGGTCGACGACGAGCCCCCGCCGGACTGGGAGCTGTGACGCCCCCGAGCGCGTTCGGCGCTTTGACATGCGGGGGCCGGCGGGCTAGATCGCGGCCATGGCGCGCGGACCGAGCAGGGCGTTTCGCCGCCGGGATTTTCACCGGCGCATGTTGACGGCCCACGTGGCGATCGGAACGGCCGTCGTACTGGGGCTGTTCGCGGTCAACCGGTTCGTCACGCCGGAGCGCATGTGGGCGCACTGGGTAGCGCTGGCGTGGGTGCCGGCCCTGGCGGTGCACGCGGTCGTGTTCGCGCGCAGCACCCTGTCGACGATGGGGCGGCGCCGGACGTGAAGCTCACACCGGACACCGGCGCCCGGTACCTGCTCGAGCGCGTGGGCGAATCGGCGGATCGTGCGTCGGCCCGCTACGCGGCCACCGCGGTGTCGCCGGACGGCGAGTGGACGTTCGACGTGACCCTGCACGCCGCGGGCGATCCGGCAATCGCGCCGCGCGGAACGCCGCCGCCCGACCCGGCGATCGCGGCGCAGCTCGCCGCGATCGCCAGGCAGGTCGCTCGACAGGCGGCGCGCAACCGGACCGAGGGGCTCGCGATCGTGTGGCCGCGGAGGGTATTGCGGTGGAAGGGGCCCGGCCGGGGTGCCTGACGCGCGCGCGGATCACCAGTCGATGTCGACGGCGGCGCGAAATCCGAGCTTGACGAGGTCGATCGGGTCATCCTGGCCAGCGGACGGGAACGTGCGCTCGTACGCGATGCCGAACGCCGCGCCCGGCAGCAGCCACCGCCGGCGCGCCGCGCGGCCGCCGATCGCGAGGCCGACGTGTACGCCGGGCACGCCGTCGAGCCGGTTCTCCGTGACGTGCTCGAGGTAGCCGACCTCGGCTTCCCAGTAGGTGTTGACCAGACGGTAGCGCACCACCGCCGGCACGACCACGTCGAGACCGAGCACCAAGTTGCCGCGCTCGTCCATGTCGTCCTTGGGAAACGACGCGCTCGCGCCCACCTCGAGTCCCGCGAGCAGCGTGTAGCGCGAACCGATCGCTCGCCCGAACAACACGCGCCCCGCTCCGCCGAACTGGAGGTCCACCGTCCCCGCGCGGTGGCTCACGATCCCCTTGCCTCCGCCGCCGAACGACAGCTGCCAGCGGTCATCACTGATCTGGCGTCCGCGGAACCGGTCGCTCGGCTCGATCCAAAACGGGCAGTCCGCCGGCGCCGCGGCCATTGCCGCGCGCAGCAGCATGCGCACGCGGGTGGCGACGAGCAAGTCGCGCACGCGATCGAGCGAGCGGCCCCGGGCGACGTACACCGCGCGCACGTCGCCGCCCTGCGCCGCGACGCGCGCAT belongs to Deltaproteobacteria bacterium and includes:
- a CDS encoding PD-(D/E)XK nuclease family protein; translation: MASTRALAHAPWSSSKIQTALRCPREFHYRYVDRVPESDASPEARIGKAVHGVLERALVGDSVDAAVAEGRRLMHNDAERRRYDALAAGVGAFIDRVAAFRRRHRVTRQFVEFTLAVREDLSLTQFHASDALYRGIFDAGYLYDDGKLAVVDHKCGERRTSLAFSDQLEGYAVLAAAMFRNVRAYWLGVHWVAECQVDWSGPVTPQQVADELAPRMLANIEAAALAVDDGPRPAPSDWCLLCSYRSICPAAHDLLLEPVDDEPPPDWEL